Proteins encoded by one window of Patescibacteria group bacterium:
- a CDS encoding radical SAM protein, whose translation MQPKDAVLALTYKCNSRCVMCNIWQQPVSLELQPLDYQKLPTSLQDINLSGGEPFLRADLFEIIQNILKINPKVRIIISTNGLAPELIQQQIKKIIKIKPDIGVAVSLDGIGQKHEEIRRIPQAYEKVLSTIQVLKQAGVQHIKLAFTGGDYNIDQLMPVYELSLKLNIEFTLAIVHQSDHYFQTDIKIQAVDKFKKPLQELIQRELKIFSPKRWLRAYFTYGLYYLLKKQQRLLPNYSGLKSFYMDPPGNVYPSDVSDFQMGNLIQDNLKQIFNNKKETQIFKQVNQSERPNWMICTARSAIKKHPFRVILWILKAKLFGAKLK comes from the coding sequence ATGCAACCTAAAGATGCGGTTTTAGCTTTAACTTATAAATGTAATTCACGGTGTGTGATGTGTAATATCTGGCAACAGCCAGTTAGTTTAGAATTACAACCGCTGGATTATCAAAAATTACCGACCAGTTTGCAAGATATAAATTTATCAGGTGGCGAACCATTTTTACGTGCCGATTTATTTGAAATTATCCAAAATATTTTAAAAATTAATCCCAAGGTTAGAATTATTATTTCTACCAATGGTTTAGCGCCAGAATTAATTCAACAACAGATTAAAAAAATAATTAAAATTAAACCGGATATTGGCGTGGCGGTTTCATTAGACGGTATTGGTCAAAAACACGAAGAAATTCGTCGTATTCCTCAAGCCTATGAAAAGGTTTTAAGTACTATTCAAGTTTTAAAACAAGCTGGTGTGCAACACATTAAATTGGCTTTTACGGGTGGCGATTACAATATTGATCAATTAATGCCAGTTTATGAATTAAGTTTAAAATTAAATATTGAATTTACTTTGGCGATTGTGCATCAGAGTGATCATTATTTTCAAACTGATATAAAAATTCAAGCTGTTGATAAATTTAAAAAACCGCTTCAAGAATTAATTCAACGTGAATTAAAAATTTTTTCACCGAAGCGTTGGTTGCGGGCTTATTTTACTTATGGTTTATATTATTTATTAAAAAAGCAACAACGTTTATTGCCTAATTATAGTGGTCTAAAGTCATTTTATATGGATCCGCCAGGCAATGTTTATCCATCAGACGTGTCAGATTTTCAAATGGGAAATTTAATACAAGATAATTTAAAACAGATTTTTAATAATAAAAAAGAAACACAGATTTTTAAACAAGTTAACCAAAGCGAAAGGCCCAACTGGATGATTTGTACGGCTCGTTCAGCGATTAAAAAACATCCGTTTAGGGTTATACTTTGGATTTTGAAAGCTAAATTATTTGGTGCTAAATTAAAATAA
- a CDS encoding O-antigen ligase family protein: MGTRDNKIYLGATWQKLGLILIVIVLGYMSVFVPIEYVAGFLICALLIGLFIKKTIWGIYLIAVLYPFIYLQLWLGQDINVPYVDLIAMLVFTAWFLKTIYNWIKHKQQLSLKNFPGLFYFIPFVVAASLSLINIENVNLGIKYILRPLVFFYLMFVILPYNTIKTKKQLITVFKIMFGVGIVVALMGCWSLIRPITPGLFRRAVPIPILGYNILGTNHNLIAEVLIAVIPLAFILIWQTYKIIPQKWLIVGLVFMMMINLMTLSRTGWICLILEILILGLVVYRRQLNKLTPYILLILILIIPFVYYMYDFLDSSFVSSSNLNRLRQTQIALESFKLHPILGAGVGTFMEQVAQDKWYILDFGSPIEAHGVIQKLLAEVGFVGLISFLILLGFVIVQVIKTYIKLDYNSEWKMIILALILSVIGSIVFQLFNTSYYVSKMWWPLGIALTASHLALKNQNEQEN, encoded by the coding sequence ATGGGCACAAGAGATAATAAAATTTATTTAGGTGCGACATGGCAAAAGTTAGGTTTAATCTTAATTGTTATTGTTTTAGGTTATATGAGTGTTTTTGTGCCGATTGAATATGTGGCTGGATTTTTAATTTGTGCCTTATTGATTGGTTTATTTATTAAAAAAACCATTTGGGGAATTTATTTAATCGCAGTTTTATATCCATTTATTTATTTACAATTATGGCTTGGTCAAGATATTAACGTCCCATATGTGGATTTAATCGCTATGTTAGTTTTTACGGCTTGGTTTTTGAAAACTATTTATAATTGGATTAAGCATAAACAACAATTAAGTTTAAAAAATTTTCCAGGTTTATTTTATTTTATTCCCTTTGTGGTGGCCGCCAGTTTATCATTAATCAATATTGAAAATGTAAACTTAGGCATTAAATATATTTTACGACCTTTAGTTTTCTTTTATTTAATGTTTGTTATTTTGCCTTACAATACAATTAAAACCAAAAAACAATTAATAACAGTTTTTAAAATTATGTTTGGCGTGGGAATCGTGGTGGCTTTGATGGGATGCTGGTCTTTAATTCGACCAATCACACCGGGTTTGTTTCGCCGCGCTGTGCCTATTCCAATTTTAGGTTATAATATCTTAGGGACGAATCATAATTTGATCGCTGAAGTTTTAATTGCCGTGATCCCATTAGCTTTTATTTTAATTTGGCAAACTTACAAAATTATTCCTCAAAAATGGTTGATTGTGGGTTTAGTTTTTATGATGATGATTAATTTAATGACTTTGTCGCGGACGGGTTGGATTTGTTTAATTTTAGAAATTTTAATTTTAGGTTTGGTTGTTTATCGCCGACAATTAAATAAATTAACACCCTATATTTTATTGATTTTAATTTTAATTATTCCATTTGTTTATTACATGTATGATTTTTTAGATAGTAGTTTTGTGTCTAGTTCAAATTTAAATCGTTTAAGACAAACTCAGATTGCTTTGGAAAGTTTTAAATTGCATCCAATTTTGGGGGCAGGAGTCGGCACCTTTATGGAACAAGTTGCTCAAGATAAGTGGTATATTTTAGATTTTGGTTCACCAATCGAGGCCCATGGAGTTATTCAAAAATTATTGGCTGAAGTCGGTTTTGTGGGTTTAATTAGTTTTTTAATTTTATTAGGTTTTGTAATTGTGCAAGTAATTAAAACATATATTAAATTAGATTATAATTCTGAATGGAAAATGATCATTTTAGCATTGATTTTAAGTGTTATCGGGAGTATTGTTTTTCAATTATTTAATACTTCCTATTATGTATCTAAAATGTGGTGGCCATTGGGCATTGCCTTGACTGCTAGCCATTTAGCTTTAAAAAATCAAAATGAACAAGAAAATTAA
- a CDS encoding glycosyltransferase, whose translation MNKKIKIIHILSELKPAGAEHLVLDLVKNLDPAQFEIQVWAVVGGGELEIEFKKLNINVQVFNKKTKLGLGVLWQMYRKLKIFQPNIVHTHLFAGDMWGKVASRLAGIKNIISTEHNIDIDEGQIKKKIKRWTYKFTSCVVAVSQAVKNYTIQTYQVKTEKIQVIYNGIDLNKFTFCPREINQRQPIIGTIARLEPQKGQEFLIQAFQQVLKKYPQANLWIIGYGSLEGKLKKQVADLNLDPAVKFWGGRMDIIEKLKQLDIFVLASEWEGLGIALIEAMASGLPVIGTRVGGIPELIQDGETGLLVKSQSVEELSQAIIKLLDQPELSFKLGQQASQVVKQNFDIQKMVKAYKKIYENFTS comes from the coding sequence ATGAACAAGAAAATTAAAATTATTCATATTTTATCAGAATTAAAGCCAGCTGGCGCCGAGCACCTAGTTTTAGATTTAGTTAAAAATTTAGATCCAGCTCAATTTGAAATTCAGGTTTGGGCTGTAGTTGGTGGCGGAGAATTGGAAATAGAATTTAAAAAATTAAATATCAATGTTCAGGTTTTTAATAAAAAAACCAAATTGGGCTTGGGAGTTTTATGGCAAATGTATCGTAAACTAAAAATTTTTCAACCTAATATTGTGCATACACATTTATTTGCTGGTGATATGTGGGGTAAAGTTGCATCCAGATTGGCAGGAATTAAAAATATTATTTCCACTGAGCACAATATTGATATCGATGAGGGTCAAATTAAGAAGAAAATTAAGCGTTGGACTTATAAATTTACTTCTTGCGTTGTGGCCGTTTCGCAGGCAGTTAAAAATTACACCATTCAAACTTATCAAGTTAAAACGGAAAAAATTCAAGTTATTTACAATGGTATCGATTTAAATAAATTTACTTTTTGCCCTAGAGAAATTAATCAGCGCCAGCCGATAATTGGCACCATAGCCCGTTTAGAGCCACAAAAGGGTCAGGAATTTTTAATCCAAGCCTTTCAACAAGTTTTGAAAAAATATCCTCAAGCTAATTTATGGATAATCGGATATGGGAGTTTGGAGGGTAAACTTAAAAAACAAGTTGCTGATTTAAATTTAGATCCAGCGGTTAAATTTTGGGGTGGACGCATGGATATTATTGAAAAATTAAAACAACTAGATATTTTTGTTTTGGCTTCAGAATGGGAGGGTCTAGGGATTGCCTTAATTGAAGCGATGGCGAGTGGTTTGCCAGTGATTGGGACGCGGGTGGGTGGTATTCCAGAATTAATTCAAGACGGAGAGACGGGTTTATTAGTTAAATCACAATCAGTTGAAGAATTGAGTCAAGCTATAATTAAATTATTAGATCAACCGGAATTGTCGTTTAAGCTTGGTCAACAAGCCAGTCAGGTAGTTAAACAAAATTTTGATATTCAAAAGATGGTTAAAGCATACAAAAAAATTTATGAGAATTTTACAAGTTAA
- a CDS encoding glycosyltransferase family 4 protein → MRILQVNKFYYLKGGSERYFFDVIDLLKKYEHEVAVFSVKSKKNQASDYEKYFVNEMDFEARQGFFKKIKSAGHIIYSLEAKRKFKKLVQDFKPDIVHLHNFHHQISVSILDVCQKFNIPVVWTLHDYKLICPNYQLYSQNQICEKCKICNYKQAFKNKCLKNSTMASLVVSLEMYLNRFIRQIENRVDLFLAPSQFMRDKVIDWGIDKNKVVKLNNFIQAENFIGSLKNQNYIVYFGRLSQEKGIETLIQAMAKIKTNIKLKIVGGGPLENKLKAQVIDLKLQNKIEFTGPKYGQDLYDLIGQAQFVVVPSEWYENFPYTILESFCLGKPVVGAEIGGIPELVKNQQTGLLFESGNDQSLSQKIDYLIQNPVQIQKMNVQARELVERELSPQKHYQYLIEIYNRLINKITLDKDKIS, encoded by the coding sequence ATGAGAATTTTACAAGTTAACAAATTTTATTATTTAAAAGGTGGTTCGGAAAGATATTTTTTCGACGTGATTGATTTATTAAAAAAATATGAGCACGAAGTGGCGGTTTTTTCAGTTAAAAGTAAAAAAAATCAAGCATCAGATTACGAAAAATATTTTGTCAACGAAATGGATTTTGAGGCACGACAAGGTTTCTTTAAAAAAATTAAATCAGCCGGCCATATTATTTATTCTCTAGAAGCTAAGCGAAAATTTAAAAAATTAGTTCAAGATTTTAAACCGGATATAGTGCATTTGCACAATTTTCATCATCAGATTTCAGTTTCAATTTTAGATGTGTGCCAAAAGTTTAATATTCCGGTGGTGTGGACTTTGCACGATTATAAATTAATTTGTCCGAATTATCAGCTATATAGTCAAAATCAAATTTGTGAAAAATGTAAAATTTGCAATTATAAACAAGCCTTTAAAAATAAGTGTTTAAAAAATTCAACAATGGCTAGTTTGGTTGTGAGTTTAGAAATGTATTTAAATCGTTTTATTCGGCAGATTGAAAATAGGGTAGATTTATTTTTAGCACCAAGTCAGTTTATGCGAGATAAAGTTATTGACTGGGGGATTGATAAAAATAAAGTTGTTAAATTAAATAATTTTATCCAGGCAGAAAATTTTATTGGCAGTTTAAAAAATCAAAATTACATTGTTTATTTCGGGCGTTTAAGTCAAGAAAAGGGGATTGAAACTTTAATCCAAGCTATGGCTAAAATTAAAACTAACATTAAATTAAAAATTGTTGGTGGCGGACCTTTAGAAAATAAATTAAAAGCACAGGTCATTGATTTAAAATTGCAAAACAAGATAGAATTTACTGGTCCTAAATATGGTCAAGATTTATATGATTTAATTGGTCAAGCGCAATTTGTTGTTGTGCCTTCAGAATGGTATGAAAATTTTCCTTATACAATTCTAGAAAGCTTTTGTTTGGGTAAGCCGGTAGTGGGAGCTGAGATTGGCGGTATTCCGGAATTGGTTAAAAATCAGCAAACCGGTTTGCTTTTTGAATCAGGTAATGACCAATCTTTAAGTCAAAAAATTGATTATTTAATCCAAAATCCAGTTCAGATTCAAAAAATGAACGTTCAAGCCAGGGAATTGGTTGAACGAGAATTAAGTCCACAGAAACATTATCAATATTTAATTGAAATTTACAATCGATTAATTAATAAAATAACCCTTGACAAGGATAAAATTTCATGA